One genomic segment of Mycolicibacterium gilvum includes these proteins:
- the rpsN gene encoding 30S ribosomal protein S14 gives MAKKSKIVRNEHRRRVVSRHAERRSELKAIIRSPDTSDEARAAAQSELNRQPRDASPVRVRNRDAVDGRPRGHLRKFGLSRVRVRELAHRGQLPGVRKSSW, from the coding sequence ATGGCCAAGAAGTCCAAGATCGTCCGCAATGAACACCGCCGCCGGGTCGTGTCCCGCCACGCCGAGCGCAGGTCCGAACTGAAGGCGATCATCAGGTCACCCGATACCTCCGACGAAGCCCGGGCGGCTGCGCAGTCAGAACTCAATCGTCAGCCGCGGGACGCGAGCCCGGTGCGCGTACGCAACCGCGATGCGGTCGACGGCCGCCCCCGCGGGCATCTGCGCAAGTTCGGCCTCTCGCGGGTGCGGGTTCGCGAACTCGCCCACCGGGGTCAGCTGCCCGGCGTCCGGAAGTCGAGCTGGTGA
- the rpsR gene encoding 30S ribosomal protein S18: MKRARRAAPPPKKRRNMFAQLGIEHVDYKDTSTLRQFLSERGKIRSRAVTGLTVQQQRHVTTAVKNAREMALLPYPGQG, from the coding sequence GTGAAGCGCGCCAGACGGGCGGCACCCCCGCCGAAGAAGCGCCGAAACATGTTCGCCCAGCTCGGCATCGAGCACGTCGACTACAAGGACACGTCCACCTTGCGCCAGTTCCTCTCCGAGCGCGGAAAGATCCGGTCGCGTGCGGTCACCGGACTGACCGTGCAGCAGCAGCGCCACGTCACCACCGCCGTCAAGAACGCCCGCGAGATGGCGCTGCTGCCCTACCCCGGTCAGGGATAG
- the rpmB gene encoding 50S ribosomal protein L28: MSAHCQVTGRKPGFGNTVSHSHRRTRRRWDPNIQRKTYYLPSEGRRITLRVSAKGIKVIDRDGIDVVVARLRRNGQL, from the coding sequence GTGTCCGCCCACTGTCAGGTGACCGGTCGTAAGCCCGGCTTCGGCAACACGGTGTCGCACTCGCACCGCCGCACCCGCCGCCGCTGGGACCCCAACATCCAGCGCAAGACCTACTACCTGCCGTCCGAAGGACGCAGGATCACGCTGCGGGTCAGCGCGAAGGGCATCAAGGTCATCGACCGCGACGGTATCGACGTGGTGGTCGCCCGCCTCCGCAGGAATGGACAACTCTGA
- the mrf gene encoding ribosome hibernation factor-recruiting GTPase MRF, translated as MRTPVVVVTGQSDTGDIVEELLGDAGTAVVEHHFDGHVVHRTTTLVQRGVVVKAVSVLELTNCCLSCTVREDLLSHLRALHRRPDVNRVAVRLNPWTEPEPVCFAIAHSPAARDVVVSAVVATVDTSVWLHQATGDDELADGRTVAQVVVAQVEFADVVVLAEPDRDTLAVVRRLTPRARITVGTGRFALALANLDDDARRGRGQDPHGSLLAGQPPLEPAGRVRLIEFHARRPFHPTRLHAAVDHLLDGVVRSRGRLWLAHRPETAMLLESAGGGLRVTPAGKWLAAMTSREVAYVGAERRAMADMIWDDRHGDRHSSMTVLLCGADPDTICTALDGALLTDDEMARPQDWCRYDDPFGDWHPPEARLA; from the coding sequence ATGCGCACTCCGGTGGTCGTCGTGACCGGTCAGAGCGACACGGGCGACATCGTCGAGGAGCTACTCGGCGACGCGGGAACCGCAGTGGTGGAACATCATTTCGACGGCCACGTCGTGCACCGCACCACGACGCTGGTGCAGCGCGGGGTCGTCGTCAAGGCCGTCTCGGTGCTGGAGCTGACCAACTGCTGCCTGTCGTGCACGGTGCGCGAGGACCTGCTGAGCCACCTTCGGGCGCTGCACCGCAGACCGGACGTCAATCGTGTTGCGGTGCGGCTGAACCCGTGGACGGAGCCGGAGCCGGTGTGCTTCGCGATCGCCCACTCGCCGGCAGCCCGTGACGTGGTGGTGTCGGCAGTGGTCGCCACCGTCGACACCTCCGTCTGGCTGCATCAGGCGACCGGCGACGACGAGCTCGCCGACGGTCGTACGGTGGCGCAGGTCGTCGTCGCGCAGGTCGAGTTCGCCGACGTGGTCGTGCTCGCCGAACCGGACCGGGACACGCTCGCGGTCGTGCGCAGGCTGACACCCCGGGCACGGATCACCGTCGGCACCGGGCGTTTCGCTCTCGCGCTGGCCAACCTCGACGACGACGCCCGCCGAGGCCGTGGCCAGGATCCCCACGGGTCGCTGCTGGCGGGTCAGCCACCGCTCGAGCCTGCCGGCCGGGTGCGTCTGATCGAGTTCCACGCCCGCCGGCCCTTCCACCCCACCCGCCTGCATGCCGCCGTCGACCATCTTCTCGACGGTGTGGTCCGTAGCCGCGGACGGCTGTGGCTGGCCCACCGGCCCGAGACGGCGATGCTGCTGGAGTCCGCCGGTGGCGGCCTGCGCGTCACACCGGCGGGAAAGTGGTTGGCGGCGATGACGTCCCGCGAAGTCGCCTATGTCGGCGCGGAACGACGTGCGATGGCCGACATGATCTGGGACGACAGACATGGTGACCGGCATTCGTCGATGACCGTGCTGCTGTGCGGTGCGGACCCCGACACAATCTGTACGGCGCTCGACGGCGCCCTGCTCACCGACGACGAGATGGCCCGCCCGCAGGACTGGTGCCGCTATGACGATCCTTTCGGCGACTGGCATCCACCGGAGGCGCGGCTGGCATGA
- the rpmG gene encoding 50S ribosomal protein L33, with translation MARNEIRPLVKLRSTAGTGYTYVTRKNRRNDPDRIVLRKYDPVARRHVDFREER, from the coding sequence ATGGCACGCAACGAGATTCGACCGCTGGTGAAGCTGCGTTCGACCGCCGGCACCGGCTACACCTACGTCACACGCAAGAATCGCCGCAACGATCCGGACCGGATCGTGCTGCGCAAGTACGATCCGGTCGCGCGCCGGCACGTCGACTTCCGCGAGGAGCGCTGA